A window of Xyrauchen texanus isolate HMW12.3.18 chromosome 10, RBS_HiC_50CHRs, whole genome shotgun sequence contains these coding sequences:
- the LOC127650767 gene encoding proline-rich transmembrane protein 1-like, which produces MSSEKHGLEEAAGRQDMSQQMSQMAPPPYLPSQDPNMPQHPPPPGCGPQPNYPPPPPPPGSEGHLQETQFHCRTLGPQGAPNTYTVQTHGPGGTVPHPPVGYLHPGYPLQLQPCTAYVPVYPIGAGAQPYLPNSAPHPGVVPGQMAMQMPTGIALMEPRRPPHDYLPIAVLTTVCCFWPTGIIAIIKAVQVRTAVARGDMVTAEIASREARNFSFISLAVGIASIVLCTILTVVVIIASQHHDDDWEP; this is translated from the exons ATGTCGTCGGAAAAACacg GATTGGAGGAGGCGGCAGGCAGGCAGGACATGTCTCAGCAGATGTCACAGATGGCTCCACCTCCCTATCTCCCCAGCCAGGACCCCAACATGCCCCAACATCCTCCTCCACCTGGCTGTGGTCCGCAGCCGAATTATCCCCCTCCCCCTCCTCCACCTGGATCAGAGGGGCACCTGCAGGAGACACAGTTCCACTGCAGGACACTTGGGCCCCAGGGAGCGCCGAACACCTACACGGTGCAGACACATGGACCAGGAGGCACCGTTCCTCATCCTCCAGTGGGCTATTTACATCCAGGATACCCGCTGCAACTGCAGCCCTGCACGGCATATGTGCCCGTCTATCCTATAGGAGCAGGG GCACAGCCTTACTTGCCAAACAGTGCCCCTCATCCAGGTGTTGTCCCTGGCCAGATGGCCATGCAGATGCCCACTGGCATTGCTCTGATGGAGCCTCGTCGTCCACCTCACGACTACCTGCCCATCGCTGTCCTTACCACAGTCTGCTGCTTCTGGCCGACAGGAATAATCGCCATCATCAAAGCCGTGCAA GTGCGTACTGCTGTTGCTCGGGGCGACATGGTTACAGCGGAGATCGCCTCGCGTGAGGCGCGGAACTTCTCTTTCATCAGCCTAGCCGTCGGCATTGCCTCCATCGTGCTCTGCACCATCCTCACCGTGGTGGTCATCATTGCCTCTCAGCACCATGATGATGACTGGGAGCCCTAG